From the Thermovirga lienii DSM 17291 genome, one window contains:
- a CDS encoding hypothetical protein (KEGG: bpi:BPLAN_323 carbamoyl-phosphate synthase large subunit~SPTR: Carbamoyl-phosphate synthase large subunit) codes for MAVRFINEHERRFFTEEALSLAYSMFAEKLFPDHIVEAVMTEAVRWGCDGYTVDEALLSSILWAICEKPSRGMDVQGVLGHNSNKIRLS; via the coding sequence ATGGCGGTTAGGTTTATAAATGAACACGAAAGACGATTTTTCACGGAAGAGGCATTGAGTTTGGCTTATAGCATGTTCGCGGAGAAACTGTTTCCCGATCACATTGTGGAGGCGGTTATGACCGAAGCAGTGAGATGGGGGTGCGACGGATACACTGTGGATGAGGCTCTTTTGTCCTCCATATTGTGGGCTATTTGCGAAAAGCCGTCTAGAGGGATGGATGTTCAAGGTGTTTTGGGTCATAACAGTAATAAGATCCGCCTTTCGTGA
- a CDS encoding DNA topoisomerase I (PFAM: Toprim domain; Topoisomerase DNA binding C4 zinc finger; DNA topoisomerase~TIGRFAM: DNA topoisomerase I, bacterial~COGs: COG0550 Topoisomerase IA~InterProIPR006171: IPR013497: IPR013498: IPR006154: IPR 003601: IPR003602: IPR005733: IPR000380~KEGG: aco:Amico_1521 DNA topoisomerase I~PFAM: DNA topoisomerase type IA central domain protein; TOPRIM domain-containing protein; DNA topoisomerase type IA zn finger domain protein~PRIAM: DNA topoisomerase~SMART: DNA topoisomerase I DNA-binding; DNA topoisomerase I ATP-binding; Toprim sub domain-containing protein~SPTR: DNA topoisomerase;~TIGRFAM: DNA topoisomerase I), whose amino-acid sequence MAVKKAKNSKASKKKTLVIVESPSKAKTLTKLLGRGYEVKASVGHVRDLPKSRLAVDIENNFQPDYIVVRGKGQVVKELKKKASESSRVILASDPDREGEAIAWHLAEILGISAESPCRMRMYEITPKGVKEALGGLGPIDMNKVYAQQARRIMDRLVGYSISPILWRKIKWGLSAGRVQSAALKIVCDRERAIEDFVPQEYWNISVEAQKENGALYNLRVEKRGGKTLLKDGKTLLIDSEKVADEIIEVIVSNPLVVKDFTSKEGERKPPAPFKTSTLQQEAARRLKFSPRKTMSIAQELYEGVEIPGRGVMGLITYMRTDSLRISPIAIEEVRSLISQTFGQSYLPKKPNSFESKVRSQDAHEAIRPTDVTLTPEQAKQYLSRDQYRLYELIWKRFVASQMSPSIVARVTLEAEAKDIGLKQSGVRVLFDGWSKVWPSDLQEEIVPEAVPGEELSVTNINKEQKFTNPPSRYTESGLIKVLEDKGIGRPSTYATILQTLSDRRYVGKDEEKKLKPTELGKLVNGFLEEYFPEIVDVGFTAKMEEELDEVESAERKWDQVVGEFWAAFEPTLRSAEENAEKLAAPQGEPIGENCPLCGAPLVKRFSRYGEFIGCSAFSDPEKKCTYSRPIVDKIGVTCPKCGKGDVVRRRGKRGRTFYGCSRYPECDYASWYEPTEERCPQCGGVVVLKGAKRNKVCSVCDWKEGKKDDGPNEE is encoded by the coding sequence GTGGCTGTGAAAAAGGCTAAAAATAGCAAGGCGAGTAAGAAAAAGACTTTGGTGATCGTGGAGTCACCTTCCAAGGCCAAGACCCTTACAAAGCTTCTGGGCAGAGGCTATGAGGTGAAAGCCAGTGTAGGACACGTTCGAGACCTGCCCAAGAGCAGGCTCGCTGTGGACATAGAGAACAACTTTCAACCCGATTACATAGTGGTGAGAGGCAAGGGCCAAGTCGTCAAGGAGCTCAAGAAGAAAGCATCGGAGAGTTCAAGAGTCATTTTGGCTTCGGACCCTGACAGGGAAGGAGAAGCCATAGCGTGGCATTTGGCTGAGATACTTGGCATATCCGCGGAAAGTCCCTGCAGGATGAGGATGTACGAGATAACCCCTAAGGGCGTCAAAGAAGCGCTGGGAGGTTTGGGACCTATAGATATGAACAAGGTGTATGCCCAGCAGGCCAGGCGAATAATGGACAGGCTGGTGGGTTACTCCATAAGCCCCATTTTGTGGAGGAAGATAAAGTGGGGCCTTTCGGCAGGAAGGGTTCAGTCTGCTGCACTGAAGATCGTGTGCGACAGGGAAAGGGCTATAGAGGATTTCGTCCCGCAGGAATACTGGAATATATCCGTAGAGGCTCAAAAAGAAAATGGCGCTTTGTACAACCTCCGAGTGGAGAAAAGGGGAGGCAAGACCTTATTAAAGGATGGAAAGACTCTACTCATAGATAGCGAAAAGGTCGCCGATGAGATCATAGAAGTTATCGTTTCTAATCCTCTAGTCGTTAAGGATTTTACTTCCAAAGAGGGTGAAAGGAAGCCCCCTGCGCCTTTCAAGACCAGTACACTTCAACAGGAGGCGGCAAGGAGACTTAAATTTTCGCCTCGAAAGACCATGTCCATAGCTCAGGAGCTGTACGAAGGCGTGGAGATCCCCGGAAGGGGAGTTATGGGTCTTATAACCTACATGAGGACCGATAGCTTGAGAATATCCCCCATTGCTATAGAGGAAGTTCGTTCTCTAATATCTCAAACGTTCGGTCAAAGCTATTTGCCTAAGAAGCCCAATAGCTTTGAAAGCAAGGTGCGGTCTCAGGATGCCCACGAGGCTATAAGGCCGACGGACGTAACCCTTACGCCCGAACAGGCAAAGCAGTACCTTTCGCGAGACCAATATAGGCTTTACGAGCTGATTTGGAAGCGCTTCGTGGCCTCGCAGATGAGCCCTTCGATCGTCGCCAGGGTTACATTGGAGGCCGAAGCGAAGGACATAGGTTTGAAGCAGTCAGGAGTAAGGGTGCTCTTCGATGGGTGGAGCAAGGTTTGGCCATCGGATTTGCAGGAGGAGATCGTGCCGGAGGCTGTCCCGGGTGAAGAACTTTCCGTCACAAACATAAACAAAGAACAGAAGTTCACAAATCCACCATCAAGATATACGGAAAGTGGACTGATAAAGGTTCTAGAGGATAAGGGTATAGGGCGTCCTTCTACTTATGCCACCATATTGCAGACTTTGAGCGACAGGCGCTACGTGGGTAAGGATGAAGAGAAGAAGTTGAAGCCAACGGAGTTGGGCAAATTGGTCAATGGATTCCTTGAAGAGTATTTCCCTGAGATAGTGGATGTAGGATTCACTGCGAAGATGGAAGAGGAGCTAGATGAGGTTGAGAGCGCTGAGAGAAAATGGGATCAAGTGGTAGGGGAGTTCTGGGCAGCCTTTGAGCCCACACTGCGCTCTGCAGAGGAGAACGCTGAGAAACTTGCTGCCCCTCAGGGAGAACCGATAGGTGAGAATTGTCCACTATGCGGGGCTCCCCTGGTCAAGAGGTTCAGTCGATACGGCGAGTTCATAGGTTGTTCTGCTTTCTCCGACCCTGAAAAGAAGTGCACGTACAGTCGTCCCATAGTTGACAAGATAGGAGTGACTTGCCCCAAGTGCGGCAAAGGAGACGTGGTCAGGCGTAGGGGCAAGAGAGGCAGGACCTTTTATGGGTGTTCCAGGTATCCCGAGTGCGATTACGCATCGTGGTATGAACCCACCGAGGAGCGCTGCCCCCAGTGTGGAGGAGTCGTGGTTCTGAAAGGAGCCAAAAGGAACAAGGTCTGTTCGGTATGTGATTGGAAAGAGGGTAAGAAGGATGATGGCCCCAATGAAGAATGA
- a CDS encoding Mg chelatase, subunit ChlI (PFAM: Magnesium chelatase, subunit ChlI~TIGRFAM: Mg chelatase-related protein~COGs: COG0606 ATPase with chaperone activity~InterPro IPR000523: IPR001208: IPR003593: IPR004482~KEGG: aco:Amico_1524 Mg chelatase, subunit ChlI~PFAM: magnesium chelatase ChlI subunit~SMART: AAA ATPase~SPTR: Mg chelatase, subunit ChlI;~TIGRFAM: Mg chelatase, subunit ChlI), which translates to MRPVMGVTLHGVEARKVEVEVEITGGLFSVSVVGLPDTAVKEARERVRAALRAVGLNVRGRVAINLAPADLPKEGALLDLPMAVGIAVAMGEASPPEGAILMGELALDGRVRKARGVVPAALLALREGWKIFVPRENVDEVSLIKGVCAYAVENLGELLAHLRGERPLQRVKPHPIPEDPLKADPDLSEIKGHSQAKRALEIAAAGHHNIFMIGSPGSGKTMLARALRGILPPLSDQEAMEVLLVKSTVGLSPGNVKERPFRIVHHTASTVAVCGGGPNLRPGEVSLAHRGVLFLDEFTEFRRELIEALRQPLEDGSIVVSRASGSVSYPARVLLVAACNPCPCGYLGDPSKQCRCSAAAIERYQRKISGPIVDRMDLYVSVPRLSPQELVSFSPAKSEDSATVRERVAEARKRQLSRWEKWGYSCNAEVPEKILKRHLNLSPEALGFLEKMAGKLQLTGRGITRILRVARTIADLDGASFVSMGHLSEALAYRKGASMPWTS; encoded by the coding sequence ATGAGACCTGTGATGGGCGTAACCTTGCACGGAGTGGAAGCCAGGAAAGTGGAAGTTGAGGTGGAGATAACCGGAGGATTGTTCTCGGTCTCGGTGGTAGGTTTGCCCGATACGGCAGTCAAGGAAGCAAGGGAGAGGGTGCGAGCTGCATTGAGGGCAGTGGGGTTGAACGTAAGAGGCCGGGTGGCCATAAACCTGGCTCCGGCGGACTTGCCCAAGGAAGGGGCCCTCCTGGACCTTCCCATGGCTGTTGGAATTGCAGTCGCCATGGGAGAGGCCAGTCCACCGGAGGGTGCCATATTGATGGGGGAGTTGGCCCTTGATGGCAGGGTCAGAAAGGCAAGGGGAGTTGTCCCAGCGGCCCTCCTTGCGCTGCGTGAAGGGTGGAAAATCTTCGTGCCCAGGGAAAACGTGGATGAAGTCTCCCTCATAAAGGGTGTCTGTGCCTATGCAGTAGAGAACCTGGGAGAGCTTTTGGCCCATTTGCGCGGAGAAAGACCCCTTCAAAGGGTGAAGCCTCATCCAATTCCGGAAGACCCCCTCAAAGCAGATCCGGATCTATCGGAAATAAAGGGTCACTCCCAGGCTAAAAGAGCCCTGGAGATAGCAGCAGCAGGGCACCACAATATCTTCATGATTGGATCACCGGGTTCGGGCAAGACCATGCTGGCCAGAGCTCTTAGGGGGATTTTGCCCCCTCTCTCGGATCAGGAGGCCATGGAGGTTCTTTTGGTGAAGAGCACCGTTGGACTTTCTCCTGGGAACGTTAAAGAAAGACCTTTCAGGATAGTCCACCACACTGCAAGCACCGTCGCTGTCTGTGGCGGCGGACCTAACTTGCGCCCTGGAGAGGTGAGCCTTGCCCATAGGGGCGTCCTGTTCCTTGATGAATTCACCGAATTCAGGAGAGAGTTGATAGAGGCGCTGAGGCAGCCATTGGAGGACGGTTCCATAGTCGTTAGCAGGGCATCGGGAAGCGTTTCATATCCGGCTAGGGTGCTTTTGGTGGCAGCATGCAACCCATGCCCGTGCGGATACCTTGGTGACCCTTCAAAGCAGTGCAGGTGTTCGGCGGCTGCTATAGAAAGATACCAAAGAAAGATATCCGGCCCGATAGTGGACAGGATGGACCTTTATGTTTCCGTCCCCAGGCTTTCACCCCAGGAACTGGTGTCTTTTTCCCCTGCTAAGTCTGAGGACAGTGCAACGGTAAGAGAAAGGGTTGCGGAGGCAAGGAAGCGTCAGCTTTCCCGTTGGGAGAAATGGGGTTACTCCTGCAACGCGGAGGTTCCGGAGAAGATATTGAAAAGACACCTCAACCTTTCCCCAGAGGCCCTTGGGTTCCTTGAGAAGATGGCCGGGAAACTTCAACTCACTGGAAGAGGCATAACCAGGATATTAAGGGTAGCTCGAACCATAGCGGACTTGGATGGTGCGTCTTTTGTGAGCATGGGACATCTTTCTGAAGCGTTGGCCTACAGGAAAGGAGCAAGTATGCCGTGGACAAGCTAA
- a CDS encoding DNA protecting protein DprA (PFAM: DNA recombination-mediator protein A~TIGRFAM: DNA protecting protein DprA~COGs: COG0758 Rossmann fold nucleotide-binding protein involved in DNA uptake~InterPro IPR003488~KEGG: tai:Taci_1348 DNA protecting protein DprA~PFAM: SMF family protein~SPTR: Smf protein;~TIGRFAM: DNA protecting protein DprA), with translation MDKLRALMLLNATGTVTARLFKEVEMASSREPLDPRELIEEGESFWRRVGFSEGAVSFLKVALKESWAERELERCSALDVMVITWGSDEYPALLEDLDDPPLVLYVIGDKLPSFGVGIVGTRRCTSYGSRVAGLISENVASLGMDVISGGALGIDSAAHKGCMSAGGKTIAVLGTGVDVVYPSSNRWLFEEIKESGSLVSEYPLGTKARQWTFPRRNRIIAGLSEKLVVVEAPVKSGAMITARVAMDLGREVWAVPGRITDESSGGSNSLIADGAHVLYDVCAFMESFRGHQLFLKGLDLGVSKKQSLPNLSEKQMEIYEFLCKYGEQTVDNIAVGCKMDAAQVLQELGYLSIEELVFPSGPGRWSAIPKGTWTEKR, from the coding sequence GTGGACAAGCTAAGAGCCCTTATGCTGTTGAACGCTACGGGTACTGTGACGGCAAGGCTCTTCAAAGAAGTAGAAATGGCAAGCTCTAGAGAGCCCTTGGATCCCAGAGAGTTAATAGAGGAAGGGGAAAGTTTTTGGAGAAGAGTGGGCTTTTCCGAGGGGGCCGTTAGTTTTTTGAAGGTAGCCCTAAAGGAGAGTTGGGCGGAACGGGAACTGGAAAGATGCAGCGCCTTGGACGTTATGGTCATAACCTGGGGAAGTGACGAATATCCAGCTCTTTTGGAGGATTTGGATGATCCACCTCTGGTGCTCTACGTTATAGGAGACAAACTGCCTTCTTTTGGCGTTGGAATAGTGGGAACCAGGCGTTGCACCAGCTACGGCAGCAGGGTCGCAGGCTTGATATCCGAAAATGTGGCTTCCTTGGGAATGGACGTTATAAGCGGCGGTGCTTTGGGAATAGATAGCGCTGCTCACAAAGGTTGTATGAGCGCAGGTGGTAAGACGATCGCCGTTTTGGGGACCGGAGTGGATGTGGTTTATCCTTCGAGCAACAGGTGGCTTTTCGAGGAAATAAAGGAAAGTGGATCTTTGGTGAGCGAGTACCCTTTGGGAACCAAGGCGAGACAGTGGACCTTTCCAAGAAGAAACCGCATCATTGCCGGGTTGTCGGAGAAATTGGTGGTGGTCGAGGCCCCAGTAAAAAGCGGTGCAATGATAACTGCAAGGGTGGCCATGGATTTGGGACGAGAGGTTTGGGCAGTGCCAGGTCGGATTACCGATGAAAGTTCAGGAGGTTCCAATTCCTTGATAGCAGATGGAGCCCATGTGCTTTACGACGTGTGTGCCTTCATGGAGAGTTTCAGGGGGCATCAACTGTTTTTGAAAGGATTGGACCTGGGGGTGTCCAAAAAACAGAGCCTGCCAAATCTTTCGGAAAAGCAAATGGAAATTTACGAATTTTTGTGCAAATATGGGGAGCAAACGGTTGACAACATAGCTGTCGGCTGTAAAATGGACGCCGCCCAAGTTTTACAGGAGTTAGGTTATTTGAGCATCGAAGAATTGGTTTTTCCATCAGGTCCAGGGCGGTGGAGCGCCATCCCGAAGGGAACTTGGACTGAAAAAAGATAG
- a CDS encoding integrase family protein (PFAM: Phage integrase, N-terminal SAM-like domain; Phage integrase family~COGs: COG4974 Site-specific recombinase XerD~InterPro IPR004107: IPR002104~KEGG: aco:Amico_1519 integrase family protein~PFAM: integrase family protein; integrase domain protein SAM domain protein~SPTR: Integrase/recombinase XerD) — protein sequence MFMSMKIEEAVDLYLDWLKYGRGKSENTTVNYAVDLCQFSDYLASQGVEDVESISSGHVRAFLRDVVGFGYARTSAARKLSAIKGWTAFLKERGLVASDVAARLKGPRIPKRLPRALPYDDVVKLIEEGPRGDNASRDRAVLELLYGCGLRIAEAAVLRWDQVDLEERWIRVVGKGDKERIVPLGRYAVNALKEWRAQRRSSDVYVFPGEKGGPITVRTLRRIVVRCARNVGLSGVTPHALRHSFATHMLERGANLRVLQELLGHESLLTTQRYLKVTAEQLKQSYIKAHPRAVFGGKDV from the coding sequence ATGTTCATGTCAATGAAGATAGAGGAAGCAGTAGATTTATATTTGGACTGGCTTAAGTATGGTCGTGGGAAGTCCGAGAACACTACGGTAAACTACGCTGTAGACCTGTGTCAGTTCTCCGACTACCTTGCGTCTCAGGGAGTGGAAGACGTGGAATCCATAAGTTCTGGCCACGTCAGGGCTTTCCTGAGGGATGTAGTCGGCTTTGGCTACGCCCGGACCTCCGCAGCCAGGAAGCTCTCTGCCATAAAGGGTTGGACTGCCTTTTTGAAGGAGAGGGGGCTTGTTGCTTCCGATGTGGCGGCCAGGCTGAAAGGCCCCAGGATCCCCAAGAGGCTTCCCCGGGCTTTGCCTTACGATGACGTGGTCAAGCTGATAGAGGAGGGGCCCAGGGGGGACAATGCCTCAAGAGACAGGGCGGTTTTGGAACTCCTTTACGGGTGCGGCCTTAGGATAGCTGAGGCAGCCGTTTTGAGGTGGGACCAGGTGGACCTGGAGGAAAGATGGATAAGGGTCGTCGGTAAAGGTGACAAAGAGAGGATCGTGCCTTTGGGCCGTTATGCCGTCAATGCGTTGAAAGAATGGAGAGCACAAAGGAGATCCTCTGATGTATATGTCTTTCCTGGTGAGAAGGGAGGCCCTATAACGGTTCGAACTTTGCGCAGGATAGTCGTGAGGTGTGCAAGAAACGTTGGCTTAAGCGGTGTTACTCCTCATGCCTTGAGGCATAGCTTCGCGACCCATATGTTGGAACGGGGTGCCAACCTCAGGGTTTTGCAGGAACTTTTGGGACATGAAAGCTTGTTGACCACTCAGCGGTACTTGAAGGTGACCGCTGAGCAGCTGAAACAAAGCTATATAAAGGCCCATCCCAGGGCGGTGTTCGGAGGGAAAGATGTTTAA
- a CDS encoding gid protein (PFAM: Glucose inhibited division protein A~TIGRFAM: tRNA:m(5)U-54 methyltransferase~COGs: COG1206 NAD(FAD)-utilizing enzyme possibly involved in translation~InterPro IPR002218: IPR004417: IPR013027~KEGG: aco:Amico_1520 gid protein~PFAM: glucose-inhibited division protein A~PRIAM:Methylenetetrahydrofolate--tRNA-(uracil-5-)-m ethyltransferase(FADH(2)-oxidizing)~SPTR:Methylenetetrahydrofolate--tRNA-(uracil-5-)-me thyltransferasetrmFO;~TIGRFAM: gid protein) codes for MMAPMKNDLRSVPEVTVVGAGLAGSEAAWQLALRGVRVKLFEMRPRKYTPAHTTDKFAELVCSNSLGSNVEDTPAGILKNELRRFKSLVMQCADEHAVPAGRALAVDRESFSQCVTEKLRSHPMIEINCKEVEDLPDGLAIVATGPLTSESLASRLKEVVGEDFLYFFDAVAPIVTAESIDMSKAYRASRYGKGEDYINCPLTEEEYYAFWEELVSAERIPLKDFERDGKFFEGCMPVEVLAQRGKDTLRYGPMRPVGLEDPKDGKMPFAVVQLRQENKAGTMYNLVGFQTNLKWKEQERVLRMIPALKNAEFVRFGVMHRNIYVNAPKVLDGHLRLKARSNIYLAGQITGVEGYVESTAMGLVAGINAACQARGLSLPLWPMETAIGSLMNHLSEERPHGFQPMNMNLGLFPPLGERIKDRSQRLARHAERAKRALEAFLAENKMLVIEKD; via the coding sequence ATGATGGCCCCAATGAAGAATGATTTGAGAAGTGTACCTGAAGTTACGGTCGTAGGAGCCGGCCTTGCTGGGAGTGAGGCCGCATGGCAGCTTGCTCTGCGGGGTGTGAGAGTAAAGCTCTTTGAGATGCGTCCTCGAAAATACACTCCAGCCCACACCACCGACAAGTTCGCGGAGTTGGTGTGCAGCAACTCCCTGGGCTCCAACGTGGAAGATACCCCTGCTGGAATACTAAAGAACGAGTTGAGAAGATTCAAAAGCCTGGTAATGCAGTGTGCTGACGAGCACGCAGTCCCTGCTGGGAGGGCCCTTGCTGTAGATAGAGAGTCGTTCTCCCAATGTGTGACCGAAAAATTGAGGTCTCACCCCATGATAGAGATAAACTGCAAGGAAGTAGAGGATCTTCCTGATGGATTAGCGATAGTGGCTACGGGGCCGCTGACTAGCGAGAGTTTGGCCAGCAGATTGAAAGAAGTGGTAGGAGAGGATTTCTTATATTTTTTTGATGCAGTAGCTCCTATAGTAACGGCCGAATCCATAGATATGTCCAAGGCTTATAGGGCAAGCCGCTACGGGAAGGGGGAGGACTACATCAACTGCCCACTGACGGAGGAGGAGTACTACGCTTTTTGGGAGGAACTGGTCTCAGCTGAGCGAATACCCCTGAAGGATTTCGAGAGGGATGGCAAGTTTTTCGAAGGGTGCATGCCCGTGGAAGTGTTGGCCCAAAGAGGCAAGGACACCCTGCGTTATGGACCTATGAGACCTGTGGGACTGGAAGACCCTAAGGATGGTAAGATGCCTTTTGCTGTAGTGCAGCTTCGGCAGGAGAACAAGGCGGGTACCATGTACAACTTGGTGGGTTTTCAGACCAACCTGAAGTGGAAGGAGCAAGAGAGGGTCTTACGGATGATTCCAGCCCTCAAGAATGCAGAGTTCGTCCGTTTTGGAGTGATGCACCGCAATATATATGTGAACGCTCCCAAGGTGTTGGATGGACACCTTAGGTTGAAGGCAAGAAGCAATATATACCTCGCTGGCCAGATCACAGGCGTCGAAGGATACGTGGAGAGTACTGCCATGGGATTGGTGGCTGGGATAAATGCTGCATGCCAAGCTCGTGGCCTGAGCCTTCCCCTTTGGCCCATGGAGACGGCAATAGGTTCCCTAATGAACCACCTTTCAGAGGAGAGGCCTCACGGCTTTCAGCCCATGAACATGAACCTCGGTCTTTTCCCTCCTTTGGGAGAACGAATAAAAGACCGATCCCAGAGACTGGCAAGGCATGCCGAGAGGGCAAAAAGGGCGTTGGAGGCCTTCTTGGCGGAGAACAAAATGCTTGTAATTGAAAAAGACTAA
- a CDS encoding 20S proteasome A and B subunits (PFAM: Proteasome subunit~TIGRFAM: ATP-dependent protease HslVU, peptidase subunit~COGs: COG5405 ATP-dependent protease HslVU (ClpYQ) peptidase subunit~InterPro IPR001353~KEGG: aco:Amico_1518 20S proteasome A and B subunits~PFAM: 20S proteasome A and B subunits~SPTR: ATP-dependent protease HslVU, peptidase subunit), which yields MFKGTTILCVRKNGKVAMVGDGQVTLGSQVVKASAKKVRRLYNDKVLCGFAGATADAMTLLERFERQLDEQSGNLMRAAVALVRDWRTDKVLRRLEAMMLVADINQTLLLSGTGDILEPEGDASSIGSGAGYALAAARAFIDAGLTDAELIARKSLEIAAGICIYTNSVLTVEVLES from the coding sequence ATGTTTAAGGGAACTACTATTTTGTGTGTCAGAAAGAACGGCAAGGTGGCCATGGTTGGAGATGGCCAGGTCACTTTGGGCAGTCAGGTAGTGAAGGCCAGCGCCAAGAAGGTAAGGCGGCTGTACAACGATAAGGTTCTATGCGGTTTCGCCGGTGCTACGGCGGATGCCATGACCTTGCTGGAGCGTTTTGAGAGACAGCTCGACGAGCAGTCAGGCAACCTGATGAGGGCTGCAGTGGCCTTGGTCAGGGATTGGAGAACCGATAAGGTTTTAAGAAGGCTTGAAGCCATGATGCTGGTTGCCGATATCAACCAGACCCTGCTTTTGTCCGGAACTGGAGACATCCTGGAACCTGAGGGAGATGCTTCCTCTATAGGTTCGGGAGCAGGTTATGCCTTGGCTGCAGCCAGGGCGTTTATAGATGCGGGTCTTACGGATGCCGAGTTGATAGCTCGAAAGTCCTTGGAGATAGCCGCGGGAATATGTATTTACACCAATAGCGTATTGACTGTGGAGGTGCTTGAGTCTTGA